The Pseudarthrobacter sulfonivorans genome includes a window with the following:
- a CDS encoding WXG100 family type VII secretion target produces the protein MSIISVDTELLQLKSANVKATVDRISSDVQTMKRGLDELQSTWRGSAANNFQALVTEWTLTQGKVEASLASINMALASAASTYAQAEQGNTQRFS, from the coding sequence ATGAGCATCATTTCCGTGGACACCGAACTCCTTCAGCTCAAGTCGGCCAACGTCAAAGCAACCGTGGATCGGATCAGCTCGGACGTCCAGACCATGAAGCGCGGCCTGGACGAACTGCAGTCCACCTGGCGGGGCTCGGCTGCCAACAACTTCCAGGCCCTGGTGACCGAGTGGACACTCACCCAGGGCAAGGTGGAGGCATCGCTGGCATCCATCAACATGGCCCTGGCATCAGCAGCGTCCACCTACGCCCAGGCCGAGCAGGGCAACACCCAGCGCTTCAGCTGA
- a CDS encoding ribonuclease HI family protein has protein sequence MTITAAADGSALGNPGPAGWAWYVNDDCWRAGGWPHGTNNQGELMAVLDLFRATAHVPEEDLRVLCDSQYVINSITKWMPGWKRKGWRKADGKPVLNVELLKELDREIAGRKYTFEWVKGHAGHDLNEAADVRARAAATAYQQGVAARSGPGFAGAPAAVGPAVDSRVAVSSGAVTALTSPDAATPASLQAATTAGGAGSDGQGSYGQDLFNQSPYDEPDLFSELESDSFIPSESAGAEMSPEAIVEALERELSGPDIRGDIGRTGVLLHPDFMEIGTSGRVWTRDATMMALEEEPGQHTELEFLGADRIGTSAILLTCRSYSRSGTALHSSLWVLDGNRWRLRFRQGTPEA, from the coding sequence GTGACAATTACTGCAGCGGCCGACGGTTCGGCTTTAGGAAATCCCGGCCCGGCCGGTTGGGCCTGGTATGTGAACGACGACTGCTGGCGTGCCGGGGGATGGCCGCACGGCACCAACAACCAGGGCGAGCTGATGGCCGTCCTGGATCTGTTCCGTGCCACCGCCCACGTCCCGGAGGAGGACCTGAGGGTCCTGTGCGACAGCCAGTACGTGATCAACTCCATCACAAAGTGGATGCCGGGCTGGAAACGCAAGGGGTGGCGGAAGGCCGACGGCAAACCCGTCCTGAACGTGGAGCTGCTCAAGGAACTTGACCGGGAAATCGCCGGCCGGAAATACACCTTCGAATGGGTCAAGGGCCACGCCGGCCACGACCTCAATGAGGCAGCCGATGTCCGCGCGCGTGCAGCGGCCACCGCGTACCAGCAGGGTGTGGCAGCCCGTTCAGGCCCGGGCTTCGCGGGAGCCCCGGCAGCGGTTGGCCCAGCAGTTGATAGCCGGGTTGCCGTCAGCTCTGGGGCAGTCACCGCACTGACCAGCCCCGACGCCGCCACTCCTGCCAGCCTTCAGGCCGCCACCACAGCCGGCGGTGCTGGCTCCGACGGTCAGGGCTCGTACGGCCAGGACCTCTTCAACCAAAGCCCCTACGACGAGCCGGACCTCTTCAGCGAGCTGGAGAGCGACTCCTTCATCCCGTCGGAGTCCGCCGGGGCCGAGATGAGCCCCGAAGCGATCGTCGAGGCCCTCGAACGCGAGTTGTCGGGCCCCGACATCCGTGGCGACATCGGCCGCACCGGCGTCCTCCTGCACCCTGATTTTATGGAGATCGGAACCTCGGGCAGGGTATGGACCCGTGACGCCACGATGATGGCACTGGAAGAGGAACCAGGGCAGCACACTGAACTGGAGTTCCTGGGTGCGGACCGCATCGGCACCAGCGCGATCCTGCTGACGTGCCGAAGCTACTCGCGCTCAGGCACGGCTCTCCATAGCTCACTGTGGGTCTTGGACGGCAACAGATGGCGGCTCCGATTCCGCCAGGGGACGCCGGAGGCGTAG
- a CDS encoding DNA repair helicase XPB, translating to MNDGPLIVQSDKTILLEVDHELATEARHAIAPFAELERAPEHMHSYRLTPLGLWNARAAGLDAEKVLDTLLKYSRFPVPHSLLIDVEETMSRYGRLRLEKDPQHGLVMRTDDYPVLEEVIRAKKIQPLLGPRIDGETIVVHSSQRGQLKQLLLKIGWPAEDLAGYVDGTPHLIALNEDGWKLRPYQQLATENFWAGGSGVVVLPCGAGKTLVGAAAMATSSTTTLILVTNTVAARQWKDELLKRTSLTEDEIGEYSGAVKEVRPVTIATYQVLTTKRGGLYPHLELVDGHDWGLIIYDEVHLLPAPIFRMTADLQARRRLGLTATLVREDGREGEVFSLIGPKRYDAPWKDIEAQGYIAPADCVEVRIDLPRDERVAYAMAEDADKYRLCATSESKTLIVEQLVARHQGEQLLVIGQYIDQLDEIGERLQAPVIKGDTSVKERQKLFAAFRAGDVNTLVVSKVANFSIDLPEASVAIQVSGSFGSRQEEAQRLGRLLRPKKDGRAARFYSLVARDTLDQDFAAKRQRFLAEQGYAYRIMDAKDVGAV from the coding sequence GTGAACGACGGCCCGCTGATCGTCCAAAGTGACAAAACCATCCTGCTGGAAGTGGACCACGAACTGGCCACCGAGGCGCGCCACGCCATCGCCCCCTTCGCCGAGCTCGAACGCGCCCCGGAGCACATGCACAGCTACCGCCTGACGCCCCTGGGCCTGTGGAACGCACGCGCCGCCGGCCTGGACGCGGAGAAGGTCCTGGACACGCTGCTCAAATACTCGCGGTTCCCCGTGCCGCATTCGCTGCTGATCGACGTCGAAGAGACCATGTCGCGGTACGGGCGGCTGCGGCTGGAGAAGGACCCGCAGCACGGCCTGGTGATGCGCACGGACGACTACCCGGTGTTGGAGGAGGTCATCCGGGCCAAAAAGATCCAGCCCCTGCTGGGGCCGCGGATCGACGGCGAAACCATTGTGGTCCATTCCTCGCAGCGCGGCCAGCTCAAGCAGCTGCTCCTGAAAATCGGTTGGCCGGCGGAGGACCTGGCCGGCTACGTGGACGGCACACCCCACCTGATCGCCCTGAACGAGGACGGCTGGAAGCTCCGCCCGTACCAGCAGCTCGCCACCGAGAATTTCTGGGCCGGCGGCAGCGGCGTGGTGGTGCTGCCCTGCGGAGCCGGGAAGACGCTGGTGGGTGCCGCGGCCATGGCCACGAGCTCCACCACAACGCTCATCCTGGTCACCAACACGGTGGCAGCCCGGCAGTGGAAGGACGAGCTGCTCAAGCGGACGTCCCTGACGGAGGACGAAATCGGCGAGTACTCGGGCGCGGTCAAAGAGGTCCGCCCGGTCACCATCGCCACGTACCAGGTCCTCACCACCAAACGCGGCGGCCTGTACCCGCACCTGGAGCTCGTGGACGGCCACGACTGGGGCCTGATCATCTATGACGAAGTGCACCTCCTGCCGGCGCCGATCTTCCGGATGACCGCGGACCTGCAGGCCCGCCGCCGGCTGGGCCTCACCGCCACCCTGGTCCGCGAGGACGGCCGCGAAGGCGAGGTCTTCAGCCTCATCGGGCCCAAACGGTACGACGCGCCCTGGAAGGACATCGAAGCCCAGGGCTACATCGCCCCCGCGGACTGTGTGGAGGTCCGCATTGACCTGCCCCGGGACGAACGTGTGGCCTATGCCATGGCCGAGGACGCGGACAAGTACCGGCTGTGCGCTACGTCCGAGTCCAAGACCCTGATCGTGGAACAGCTGGTGGCCCGGCACCAGGGCGAGCAGCTGCTGGTGATCGGGCAATACATTGACCAGCTGGACGAGATCGGCGAGCGCCTGCAGGCTCCCGTCATCAAGGGCGATACGTCCGTCAAGGAACGGCAGAAGCTCTTCGCTGCATTCCGGGCCGGCGACGTGAACACGCTGGTGGTTTCCAAAGTGGCCAACTTCTCCATCGACCTGCCCGAGGCCTCGGTGGCCATCCAGGTCTCCGGTTCCTTTGGGTCGCGGCAGGAGGAAGCCCAGCGGCTGGGCCGGTTGCTCCGCCCCAAGAAGGACGGCCGGGCGGCCCGCTTCTACTCGCTGGTGGCCCGGGACACCCTGGACCAGGATTTCGCGGCCAAGCGGCAGCGCTTCCTGGCAGAGCAGGGCTATGCCTACCGGATCATGGACGCCAAGGATGTCGGCGCCGTCTAA
- a CDS encoding response regulator transcription factor produces the protein MKKTGPEAKLLVVDDEPNIRELLSTSLRFAGFEVVSAANGRDALAAAELHAPDLAVLDVMLPDMDGFTVTRKLRASGKHFPVLFLTAKDDTEDKVTGLTVGGDDYVTKPFSLDEVVARIRAVLRRTQPLLDDDAVIRVDDLELDDDAHEVRRGGTVIELSPTEFKLLRYLMLNPNRVLSKSQILDHVWEYNFNGDASIVESYISYLRRKVDIDPDAPALIQTKRGVGYVLRTAEKR, from the coding sequence ATGAAGAAGACCGGCCCAGAAGCCAAGCTGCTAGTTGTTGATGACGAACCCAACATCCGCGAGCTGCTGTCCACCTCGCTCCGCTTCGCAGGCTTCGAGGTGGTCTCTGCCGCCAACGGCCGTGACGCGCTGGCCGCCGCCGAGCTCCACGCGCCCGATCTGGCGGTGCTGGACGTGATGCTGCCGGACATGGATGGCTTCACCGTCACCCGCAAGCTGCGGGCTTCGGGTAAGCACTTTCCGGTCCTGTTCCTCACGGCGAAGGACGACACGGAGGACAAGGTCACCGGCCTCACAGTAGGCGGGGATGACTACGTCACCAAGCCGTTCAGCCTGGACGAGGTAGTGGCCCGCATCCGTGCCGTCCTGCGCCGCACGCAGCCCCTGCTCGACGACGACGCCGTGATCCGGGTGGACGACCTGGAGCTCGACGACGACGCCCACGAAGTGCGCCGCGGCGGCACCGTGATCGAACTGTCCCCCACGGAATTCAAGCTCCTCCGGTACCTCATGCTGAACCCCAACCGGGTGCTGTCGAAATCCCAGATCCTTGACCACGTCTGGGAGTACAACTTCAACGGCGACGCCTCGATCGTGGAGTCCTACATCTCCTACCTCCGGCGCAAGGTGGACATTGATCCGGACGCACCGGCACTGATCCAGACCAAACGCGGAGTCGGCTACGTGCTCCGGACGGCAGAGAAGCGCTGA
- the groL gene encoding chaperonin GroEL (60 kDa chaperone family; promotes refolding of misfolded polypeptides especially under stressful conditions; forms two stacked rings of heptamers to form a barrel-shaped 14mer; ends can be capped by GroES; misfolded proteins enter the barrel where they are refolded when GroES binds) yields the protein MAKIIAFDEEARRGLERGLNILADAVKVTLGPRGRNVVLEKKWGAPTITNDGVSIAKEIELDDPYEKIGAELVKEVAKKTDDVAGDGTTTATVLAQALVKEGLRNVAAGADPLSLKRGIEKAVAAVTVELLASAKEIETKEEIAATASISAGDDEIGALIAEALDKVGKEGVITVEESNTFGLELELTEGMRFDKGYISAYFVTDTERQETVLEDPYILIVNSKISNVKELVAVLEKVMQSNKPLLIIAEDIEGEALATLIVNKIRGTFKSVAVKAPGFGDRRKAQLADIAVLTGGQVIAEEVGLKLETAGLELLGRARKVVVTKDETTIVEGAGDADQIAGRVSQIRAEIENSDSDYDREKLQERLAKLAGGVAVIKAGAATEVELKERKHRIEDAVRNAKAAVEEGIVAGGGVALIQAGAKAFANLNLTGDEATGANIVRVAIDAPLKQIAFNAGLEPGVVVDKVRGLPAGHGLNAATGEYVDLLAAGINDPVKVTRSALQNAASIAGLFLTTEAVVADKPEKNAPAMGGGDDMGGMGGF from the coding sequence ATGGCCAAGATCATTGCATTTGATGAAGAGGCACGCCGCGGTCTTGAGCGGGGCCTGAACATCCTCGCCGACGCCGTCAAGGTCACCCTCGGCCCGCGTGGACGCAACGTCGTCCTCGAAAAGAAGTGGGGCGCCCCCACGATCACCAACGATGGTGTTTCCATCGCCAAGGAGATCGAGCTGGACGACCCTTACGAAAAGATCGGCGCCGAGCTGGTCAAGGAAGTTGCCAAGAAGACGGACGACGTCGCTGGCGACGGCACCACCACGGCTACCGTGCTGGCGCAGGCCCTGGTCAAGGAAGGCCTGCGCAACGTCGCGGCCGGCGCTGACCCGCTGTCCCTCAAGCGTGGTATCGAGAAGGCTGTAGCGGCCGTCACGGTTGAGCTGCTGGCCTCCGCCAAGGAAATCGAAACCAAGGAAGAGATTGCGGCTACTGCCTCCATCTCCGCCGGTGACGATGAAATTGGCGCCCTGATCGCTGAAGCCCTGGACAAGGTGGGCAAAGAAGGCGTCATCACCGTCGAGGAGTCCAACACTTTCGGCCTGGAGCTCGAGCTCACCGAAGGCATGCGCTTCGACAAGGGTTACATCTCCGCTTACTTCGTTACCGATACCGAGCGCCAGGAAACGGTCCTTGAGGACCCGTACATCCTGATCGTCAACTCCAAGATCTCCAACGTCAAGGAACTGGTTGCTGTCCTGGAAAAGGTCATGCAGTCCAACAAGCCGCTGCTGATCATTGCCGAGGACATCGAGGGCGAGGCCCTGGCCACCCTGATCGTCAACAAGATCCGTGGCACCTTCAAGTCCGTAGCCGTCAAGGCTCCGGGCTTCGGCGACCGGCGCAAGGCCCAGCTGGCCGACATCGCTGTACTCACCGGTGGCCAGGTCATCGCCGAGGAAGTCGGACTCAAGCTGGAGACCGCCGGACTGGAACTCCTGGGACGCGCCCGCAAGGTTGTTGTCACCAAGGACGAGACCACCATCGTTGAAGGTGCCGGCGACGCCGACCAGATCGCTGGCCGCGTTTCCCAGATCCGTGCCGAGATCGAAAACTCTGATTCGGACTACGACCGCGAGAAGCTGCAGGAACGCCTGGCCAAGCTGGCCGGCGGCGTTGCAGTCATCAAGGCCGGTGCCGCAACCGAGGTTGAGCTCAAGGAACGCAAGCACCGCATTGAGGACGCTGTCCGCAACGCGAAGGCTGCTGTTGAAGAAGGCATCGTCGCCGGTGGCGGCGTTGCGCTGATCCAGGCCGGCGCCAAGGCGTTCGCGAACCTGAACCTGACCGGTGACGAAGCAACGGGTGCGAACATCGTCCGCGTTGCCATCGACGCCCCGCTGAAGCAGATCGCCTTCAACGCCGGCCTCGAGCCTGGCGTTGTTGTCGACAAGGTCCGCGGCCTGCCTGCAGGCCACGGCCTGAACGCAGCAACCGGCGAGTACGTCGACCTGCTGGCTGCCGGCATCAACGACCCCGTCAAGGTAACCCGCTCTGCCCTGCAGAACGCGGCTTCCATTGCCGGTCTGTTCCTCACCACTGAGGCCGTTGTGGCCGACAAGCCGGAGAAGAACGCTCCGGCCATGGGTGGCGGCGACGACATGGGCGGCATGGGCGGCTTCTAG
- a CDS encoding cold-shock protein, whose amino-acid sequence MALGTVKWFNAEKGYGFITVDGSADDVFVHWSAIEGEGYRALDEGQRVELEVGEGEKGPQAENVRPAQ is encoded by the coding sequence ATGGCATTGGGAACGGTTAAGTGGTTCAACGCCGAAAAGGGCTACGGCTTTATTACGGTGGACGGCTCCGCGGACGATGTCTTTGTGCACTGGTCGGCCATTGAGGGCGAAGGTTACCGCGCCCTGGATGAGGGACAGCGCGTCGAGCTTGAAGTCGGCGAAGGCGAGAAAGGCCCGCAGGCAGAAAACGTCCGGCCCGCGCAGTGA
- a CDS encoding LytR C-terminal domain-containing protein → MTKYARDEFDKVPESASRQGVHRAASAPARRKLWPILAVGIVALAIGVVSFLILPKLGFTQAGSEASTSLESTAAPEASAAPSATAEASTDPEPSKSPDAEPSASPSNIPSAVVLDKTQGVAIYNAAGKAGLAGRISSMVQADGWTLGQVGNWGGAPQQTSAIFYSGPAQKANAEAVSELLNIPTLVESQDFQVPLVVVLGPGYQ, encoded by the coding sequence ATGACCAAATACGCTCGGGATGAATTCGACAAGGTTCCGGAGTCCGCCTCGCGGCAGGGCGTCCACCGTGCGGCCTCGGCGCCTGCCCGGCGGAAGCTGTGGCCCATCCTTGCTGTGGGGATTGTGGCATTGGCCATCGGAGTGGTGTCCTTCCTGATCCTCCCCAAGCTCGGGTTCACCCAGGCCGGCAGTGAAGCCTCCACCAGCCTGGAATCAACCGCTGCCCCCGAGGCAAGCGCGGCACCGTCAGCCACCGCTGAAGCCTCCACGGACCCGGAGCCCTCTAAGAGCCCCGACGCCGAGCCCAGCGCTTCGCCCAGCAACATTCCCTCCGCGGTTGTGCTGGACAAGACCCAGGGCGTGGCCATCTACAACGCCGCCGGGAAGGCCGGGCTCGCCGGACGCATCAGCTCGATGGTCCAGGCCGATGGCTGGACGCTGGGTCAGGTGGGGAACTGGGGCGGCGCTCCGCAGCAGACATCCGCAATCTTCTATTCAGGACCGGCGCAGAAAGCCAACGCCGAAGCAGTCTCCGAACTCCTGAACATCCCTACCCTGGTGGAGAGCCAGGACTTCCAGGTGCCGTTGGTTGTTGTCCTGGGGCCGGGCTACCAGTAG
- a CDS encoding ABC transporter substrate-binding protein: MRSTIVRTTTGAALLLALAGCAGAGGNARVDSAEASGDGTLRIGLIQDSTGEQAFLNDSQLAAAQLAIKEINAAGGHKGRPVDLVVGAGDGADAQARNLASAKVDAVIGPTDSSHAAAAIDVLSAARVPLVSPANSAAGLSRYKSGGYYFRTAAADVAQASVLVKLAKDGGAKSLAVVHQDSAYGKDVSAAVTGAAKNAGLETVSTTAFKPGDAGNAAAAAKAATPDAVVLIARDDAQGAIAELNNAGLSGKSIILSDGAFAQYGSGLGSKALEGARAVVPGLLPSADFQARLVSVNPALKDLSFAAETYDAVNLAVLAAAKADDDAGRSIAANLIAVSGGTAGGQPAAQASGPATKPCLSYTDCLAVLKTGAGINYDGESGPVAFDANGDITTANYMVFTYGADNRAVLSGREAAGRAAG, encoded by the coding sequence TTGCGTTCAACAATCGTCCGCACAACCACAGGGGCGGCCCTCCTGCTGGCCCTGGCCGGCTGTGCCGGAGCTGGCGGCAACGCCCGCGTTGACTCCGCTGAAGCATCCGGTGACGGCACGCTGCGGATCGGGCTGATCCAGGACAGCACAGGGGAGCAGGCCTTCCTCAACGACTCGCAGCTCGCCGCGGCCCAACTGGCAATCAAGGAAATCAATGCGGCCGGCGGCCACAAGGGCAGGCCTGTAGATCTGGTGGTAGGCGCCGGTGATGGCGCCGACGCCCAGGCCAGGAATCTGGCCTCAGCCAAGGTTGATGCGGTGATCGGCCCCACGGATTCGAGTCACGCCGCCGCCGCCATCGACGTCCTCTCGGCCGCGCGCGTCCCGCTCGTCTCGCCGGCCAACTCCGCTGCCGGGCTGTCCCGCTACAAGAGCGGCGGCTATTACTTCAGGACGGCCGCGGCGGACGTTGCCCAGGCCTCGGTGCTGGTGAAGCTGGCCAAGGACGGCGGCGCCAAGAGCCTTGCCGTGGTCCACCAGGACAGTGCCTACGGCAAGGACGTTTCGGCCGCGGTGACCGGTGCCGCCAAGAACGCCGGCCTGGAAACTGTCTCAACGACCGCCTTCAAGCCCGGCGACGCCGGTAACGCCGCAGCTGCTGCCAAGGCCGCCACTCCTGACGCTGTAGTGCTGATCGCCAGGGACGACGCCCAGGGCGCCATCGCAGAGCTCAATAACGCGGGACTTTCGGGCAAGAGCATCATCCTGAGCGACGGTGCCTTCGCCCAGTACGGTTCGGGACTTGGATCCAAGGCGCTCGAAGGCGCCCGTGCAGTGGTGCCGGGCCTGTTGCCGTCTGCGGACTTCCAGGCCCGTCTTGTGTCGGTCAACCCTGCCCTGAAAGACCTTTCGTTCGCCGCAGAGACCTACGACGCCGTGAACCTGGCGGTCCTGGCGGCAGCGAAGGCTGACGACGATGCCGGCCGCTCCATCGCCGCCAACCTGATCGCCGTCTCCGGCGGGACAGCAGGCGGGCAGCCCGCCGCGCAGGCCTCGGGCCCGGCCACCAAGCCGTGCCTGTCCTACACCGACTGCCTCGCGGTCCTGAAGACCGGGGCAGGCATTAATTACGACGGCGAATCGGGGCCGGTTGCCTTCGACGCCAACGGTGACATCACCACGGCCAACTACATGGTGTTCACCTACGGCGCAGACAACAGGGCAGTGCTCAGCGGCCGTGAGGCGGCAGGACGGGCCGCAGGCTGA
- a CDS encoding ABC transporter substrate-binding protein, with protein MKIRAISRRKFQFGAVAVAVSLLATGCGAPAGSSENDAVTLRFAWWGNEYLNAQTERVIDAFEAEHPNIKIESEPGEWASYWDKLATTTAANDAPDVIQMDQKYIAEYGGRGALLDLAKQSGIDTSKLDKESLASGQYDNAQYGLSTGKNAYVIMANTKVFEAASVPVPDDTTWTWDDFMDTAAKLSAAGDGMSYGAAYGSNEADLILWLRQHGENLYSQDGKLDFDTATAASFWERLKEQRDSQASPPATVATEDSGAGLEESLFGTNRVGMAWWWTNQLGSLETTTGSSIKMLRAPSTDGKSADNGMYYKPTMFWSASSRSKHPEAAATFINYLANSPAAGAILMTDRGVPSNSEIVEGITPALKPADTTVVAFLKDIAPDIADAPPVPPVGAGSVQNVIKRFTDEVLYDRMTPQAAADAFKKEVEGMLATARK; from the coding sequence ATGAAGATTCGGGCCATCAGCCGCAGGAAGTTCCAATTCGGCGCAGTCGCCGTCGCTGTCTCACTGCTTGCCACTGGCTGCGGCGCCCCCGCAGGCTCCAGCGAAAATGACGCAGTGACGCTGCGGTTCGCCTGGTGGGGCAATGAGTACCTCAACGCGCAAACGGAGAGAGTCATCGACGCGTTCGAGGCGGAACATCCCAACATCAAGATCGAATCCGAGCCGGGCGAATGGGCCAGCTACTGGGACAAACTGGCCACCACCACCGCTGCCAATGACGCACCGGATGTCATCCAGATGGACCAGAAATACATCGCCGAGTACGGTGGCCGCGGGGCGCTGCTGGACCTGGCCAAACAGAGCGGGATCGACACCTCCAAGCTGGACAAGGAATCACTGGCGTCCGGCCAATACGACAACGCACAGTACGGGTTGAGCACCGGGAAGAACGCTTACGTCATCATGGCAAACACGAAAGTCTTTGAGGCAGCAAGCGTGCCTGTCCCCGACGACACCACCTGGACGTGGGACGACTTTATGGACACCGCCGCGAAACTCAGCGCGGCCGGTGACGGGATGAGCTACGGCGCAGCCTATGGCAGCAACGAGGCGGACCTCATCCTCTGGCTTCGGCAGCACGGCGAGAACCTCTACTCCCAGGACGGAAAACTGGACTTCGACACCGCTACGGCCGCTTCGTTCTGGGAACGGCTGAAGGAACAGCGCGATTCCCAGGCAAGCCCGCCGGCCACGGTGGCCACCGAGGACTCCGGCGCAGGCCTTGAGGAGAGCCTGTTCGGCACCAACCGGGTAGGCATGGCCTGGTGGTGGACTAACCAGCTGGGATCGCTGGAAACCACCACGGGCAGCAGCATCAAGATGCTCCGCGCCCCCAGCACCGACGGGAAGTCTGCGGACAACGGCATGTACTACAAGCCCACCATGTTCTGGTCCGCGTCCTCACGGTCCAAGCACCCGGAAGCAGCTGCAACCTTTATCAATTACCTGGCCAACAGCCCCGCGGCAGGCGCCATCCTTATGACAGACCGCGGAGTCCCCAGCAACTCTGAGATCGTCGAGGGCATCACACCGGCCCTCAAGCCCGCAGACACCACTGTGGTGGCCTTCCTGAAGGACATTGCGCCGGACATTGCCGATGCGCCTCCCGTCCCGCCGGTGGGTGCCGGCAGCGTCCAGAACGTCATCAAGCGGTTCACTGACGAAGTCCTGTACGACCGGATGACTCCGCAGGCGGCCGCCGACGCGTTCAAGAAGGAAGTCGAAGGGATGCTGGCCACGGCCCGCAAGTAG
- a CDS encoding sensor histidine kinase, which produces MLQRWKSASLRSQLVAMIMALLIVALTSTGAGTLTLLHSYLQAQVDDKLYAAVDLASKQRSFTQLQAPTNPMVPTDYSLILYTPGEDPQLLGGDPDDHPDIATISVEDAQNRGTRPYQVRGTDGQNWRVVAVTVLYIGRPAVVVIGLPLQSVDDVLKHATLVVTGVGLLTLLLASLIASWTVSRSFRPLAKVEKTAAAIAAGDLSRRVDVENPGTEVGRLGSSLNAMLAHIETAFAARTASEGRMRRFAADASHELRTPLVTIRGFSELYRHGALATDEDVATAMGRIESEAKRMGSMVEDLLLLARLDEQRPLQQKPVDLQLIAHDAVVDTQASDRSRPISLTGLGDDPAAPAPVLGDEAKLRQVVGNLVGNALRYTPDGSPIELAVGVRTSDGGQPFAVIEVRDHGPGISEEDASKVFERFYRADTSRTRETGGSGLGLAIVAAIVGSHGGSVRVEKTDGGGATLVVSLPVRDDATDEAHAGDDHVGEAHPGATATQDGDPVDGGHGDGKVIHI; this is translated from the coding sequence TTGCTGCAGCGGTGGAAATCGGCCTCGTTGAGGTCCCAGCTGGTGGCCATGATCATGGCACTGCTGATTGTTGCGCTGACCTCAACCGGCGCCGGCACCCTCACGCTGCTGCACAGCTACCTCCAGGCGCAGGTGGATGACAAGCTGTACGCCGCCGTCGACCTCGCCAGCAAGCAGCGCTCGTTCACCCAGCTGCAGGCACCCACCAACCCGATGGTCCCCACTGACTACTCGCTGATCCTGTACACCCCTGGTGAGGACCCCCAGCTGTTGGGCGGCGATCCGGATGACCACCCCGACATCGCAACCATCTCCGTTGAGGACGCCCAGAACCGGGGAACCCGCCCGTACCAGGTCAGGGGCACCGACGGCCAGAACTGGCGGGTGGTCGCGGTGACCGTGCTCTATATCGGCCGTCCCGCCGTCGTTGTCATCGGCTTGCCGCTGCAAAGCGTGGATGATGTCCTCAAGCACGCCACCCTGGTGGTCACCGGCGTCGGCCTGCTCACCCTGCTGCTGGCCTCCCTGATCGCCAGCTGGACCGTGTCCCGGTCATTCCGTCCGCTGGCCAAGGTGGAAAAGACCGCAGCCGCCATCGCCGCGGGCGACCTTTCCAGGCGTGTGGACGTCGAAAATCCCGGCACTGAAGTGGGGCGGCTCGGGAGCTCGCTGAACGCCATGCTGGCGCATATCGAGACGGCCTTCGCCGCCCGGACAGCCTCCGAAGGCAGAATGCGCCGGTTCGCCGCCGACGCCTCCCACGAACTGCGTACCCCGCTCGTGACCATCCGGGGTTTCTCCGAGCTCTACCGCCATGGCGCGCTGGCCACCGACGAGGACGTGGCCACGGCCATGGGGCGGATCGAAAGCGAAGCCAAACGGATGGGCTCTATGGTGGAGGACCTCCTCCTGCTGGCGCGCCTGGACGAACAGCGCCCGCTCCAGCAAAAGCCCGTGGACCTGCAGCTGATTGCCCACGATGCGGTGGTGGACACGCAGGCAAGCGACCGCTCGCGCCCCATCTCCCTGACCGGCCTTGGTGACGATCCGGCCGCCCCCGCGCCGGTGCTCGGTGACGAAGCAAAACTGCGGCAGGTGGTGGGGAACCTCGTGGGGAATGCCCTGCGCTACACCCCGGACGGCAGCCCGATCGAACTAGCCGTCGGGGTCCGGACCTCCGACGGCGGGCAGCCGTTCGCGGTGATCGAGGTCCGGGACCACGGCCCTGGCATCTCAGAAGAGGACGCGTCCAAGGTGTTCGAGCGTTTCTACCGCGCGGACACGTCCCGGACGCGTGAGACCGGCGGCAGCGGCCTGGGGCTCGCGATTGTCGCGGCCATCGTGGGATCGCACGGCGGGTCCGTCAGGGTGGAAAAGACCGACGGCGGCGGGGCCACGCTGGTGGTCAGCCTGCCGGTCCGGGACGACGCCACCGACGAGGCTCACGCCGGCGATGACCACGTGGGGGAAGCCCACCCGGGCGCAACGGCCACGCAGGATGGCGATCCTGTGGACGGAGGCCACGGAGATGGCAAGGTTATCCACATATAG